A part of Oscillatoria sp. FACHB-1406 genomic DNA contains:
- a CDS encoding translation initiation factor gives MVDGFFQKIKEAIGGSDSEQVDSDSNYENSGQFGNVRPASEDPYGDPADAYGADSGQFGNVRPASEDPYGDPADEENF, from the coding sequence ATGGTAGATGGATTTTTTCAGAAGATAAAAGAAGCGATTGGCGGCTCTGACAGCGAGCAAGTCGATTCTGACAGCAATTACGAAAATTCCGGACAATTCGGCAACGTGCGTCCGGCGAGTGAAGACCCCTACGGCGACCCCGCTGACGCTTACGGTGCGGATTCCGGACAATTCGGCAACGTGCGTCCGGCAAGCGAAGACCCCTATGGCGACCCCGCTGACGAAGAAAATTTTTAA
- a CDS encoding serine/threonine-protein kinase: MYCINPTCPSPKSSARARFCQNCGAELQKPYIFRDRYRVLDILGQGGFGRTYKAQDLEFEKRFYVIKKLIAPETLEQCAQLQPQVRQEMLKKAIECFKREIQQLASLNHPQIPHFYEHFEINGSPYLVQEFIDGDNLLIECQKNGSFSEAQVKELLESLLPVLEYLHSYRVLHRDIKPENIMRRRHISGLSQFVLIDFGGAKEKAQSSFGLAGTAFYSPGYASPEHTTGQHQQTSDIYSLGATCVRLLTVSFPWESEENQIFLNKENRWLWQQVLAAQNRSVSDDLAYIFDKMLRWSPAERYQSAAEVLEALHRLSFAQVGTINSVENSALNASVSSLKTLHLQSQPPPVKASSSPPVVSNPQEMKEIKLAERDRKLAQKSLWIAGILTVGGNFMGYIYTGRYKALLLSYLMLACAVIFLSVNDLSLKDIVQYYLIATAIENTRAISKAKKRNFKRMQSKFSQPSTSLKVELLKYIKSKRGVLLSDLVIETGLEVQEIQRILDELKRDNLVRQYYRFTDGALAYRVI; encoded by the coding sequence ATGTACTGCATTAACCCCACTTGTCCTTCTCCAAAAAGTTCCGCACGCGCCCGTTTTTGTCAGAATTGCGGTGCAGAACTCCAAAAACCTTATATTTTTCGCGATCGCTACCGCGTACTCGACATTTTAGGACAAGGCGGCTTCGGGCGCACCTACAAAGCGCAAGATCTCGAATTTGAAAAGCGTTTTTACGTTATCAAAAAGCTCATCGCCCCGGAAACCCTCGAACAATGCGCGCAGCTTCAGCCCCAAGTCCGTCAAGAAATGCTGAAAAAAGCGATCGAATGTTTCAAACGAGAAATCCAACAGCTAGCGAGTTTAAACCATCCTCAAATTCCTCATTTTTACGAACATTTTGAGATTAATGGTTCTCCTTATTTAGTTCAAGAGTTTATCGACGGCGACAACTTACTCATCGAGTGTCAAAAGAATGGTTCGTTTAGTGAAGCACAGGTTAAAGAACTCTTAGAAAGCTTGCTACCCGTACTCGAATATCTCCATTCTTATCGCGTTCTGCATCGAGACATCAAGCCAGAAAATATTATGCGTCGGAGACATATTTCTGGCTTGTCTCAATTTGTTTTAATTGATTTTGGCGGTGCGAAAGAAAAAGCACAAAGCAGTTTTGGGCTAGCAGGAACCGCTTTTTATAGTCCCGGTTATGCGTCCCCCGAACATACAACCGGACAACATCAACAAACCAGCGATATTTACAGTTTGGGGGCAACTTGCGTGCGATTATTAACCGTGAGTTTTCCTTGGGAAAGTGAGGAAAATCAAATCTTTTTGAATAAGGAAAATCGGTGGTTGTGGCAGCAAGTATTAGCCGCACAGAACCGCTCGGTTAGCGACGATTTGGCTTACATTTTTGATAAAATGTTGCGTTGGAGTCCTGCCGAACGCTATCAATCGGCGGCTGAAGTTTTAGAGGCGCTCCATCGCCTTTCATTCGCGCAAGTTGGGACTATTAATTCAGTCGAAAATTCTGCCTTGAATGCTTCAGTGAGTTCGCTGAAAACTTTACATTTGCAATCTCAACCGCCACCCGTAAAAGCGTCTTCTTCACCTCCTGTAGTTTCTAATCCGCAGGAGATGAAAGAGATTAAGTTAGCAGAGCGCGATCGCAAGCTGGCTCAAAAATCGCTTTGGATTGCCGGTATTTTGACGGTTGGCGGTAACTTTATGGGTTATATCTACACGGGTCGGTATAAAGCGTTACTCTTAAGCTATTTAATGCTTGCTTGCGCAGTCATCTTTTTGAGTGTAAATGATTTAAGTTTAAAAGATATCGTTCAGTATTATTTAATTGCTACAGCAATTGAAAATACGCGGGCTATTTCTAAGGCAAAAAAAAGAAACTTTAAGCGGATGCAGAGCAAGTTTTCACAACCGAGTACCAGTTTAAAAGTTGAGTTGCTCAAATATATCAAGTCCAAAAGAGGAGTTTTACTCTCCGATCTCGTAATTGAAACGGGTCTTGAGGTTCAAGAAATTCAAAGGATACTCGATGAATTAAAGCGAGATAATTTAGTCCGTCAATATTATCGCTTTACTGATGGTGCTTTGGCTTACCGAGTTATTTGA
- a CDS encoding 4-hydroxy-3-methylbut-2-enyl diphosphate reductase: MDTKAFKRALNSSERYHRKGFGHQEEAAIALNTEYQSDLIQEIRNNNYHLRRGNVTIRLAQSFGFCWGVERAVAMAYETRQHFPSERIWITNEIIHNPSVNQRLREMDVQFIPVINTEKDFSGVGAGDVVILPAFGASVSEMQLLNDNGCTIVDTTCPWVSKVWNSVEKHKKRDYTSIVHGKYNHEETVATTSFADKYLVVLNLDQANFVANYILKGGDKEEFLTKFKNAHSEGFDPDRDLDCIGIANQTTMLKSETEQIGKLFERTMMQKYGPAALNDHFMSFNTICDATQERQDAMFELVDEDLTLMVVIGGYNSSNTTHLQEIAIERNIPSYHIDSAARIDVANNRVEHKPLGCDLEVKENWLPEGEIVVGVTSGASTPDKVVEDAIARIFETKTVVNG, encoded by the coding sequence ATGGATACTAAAGCTTTTAAACGCGCGCTTAACAGTTCGGAACGCTACCATCGTAAAGGCTTCGGGCATCAAGAAGAAGCCGCGATCGCCCTAAACACAGAATATCAAAGCGATCTCATTCAAGAAATTCGCAATAATAATTATCACCTTCGACGCGGTAACGTAACCATCCGTTTGGCGCAATCTTTTGGCTTCTGTTGGGGAGTCGAACGCGCTGTTGCAATGGCTTACGAAACGCGCCAACACTTCCCCAGCGAACGCATCTGGATTACGAATGAAATCATTCACAATCCTTCCGTCAATCAGCGCTTGCGGGAAATGGACGTTCAATTTATTCCCGTTATTAATACCGAAAAAGACTTTTCTGGGGTTGGCGCGGGAGATGTAGTCATTTTGCCTGCATTTGGGGCGAGCGTCAGCGAAATGCAATTGTTGAACGACAATGGTTGTACGATTGTCGATACGACTTGTCCTTGGGTCTCGAAAGTCTGGAATTCGGTGGAAAAGCACAAAAAACGCGATTATACTTCCATCGTCCACGGGAAATACAATCACGAAGAAACAGTAGCAACGACTTCTTTTGCCGATAAGTATTTGGTCGTTCTTAATTTAGATCAGGCAAATTTTGTCGCCAATTATATTTTAAAGGGTGGCGATAAAGAAGAGTTTTTGACTAAGTTTAAAAATGCTCATTCGGAAGGGTTCGATCCCGATCGCGATCTGGACTGTATCGGAATTGCCAATCAAACGACGATGCTGAAAAGCGAAACCGAACAAATCGGCAAGCTGTTCGAGCGGACAATGATGCAAAAGTACGGCCCTGCTGCGTTGAACGACCATTTTATGAGTTTTAATACGATCTGCGATGCAACGCAAGAACGGCAGGATGCGATGTTCGAGCTTGTGGATGAAGATTTGACGCTGATGGTGGTGATTGGTGGCTATAATTCATCGAATACAACGCATCTCCAAGAAATCGCGATCGAACGCAATATTCCTTCTTATCATATTGATAGTGCGGCGCGTATTGATGTTGCCAATAACCGCGTCGAACATAAACCGTTGGGTTGCGATTTAGAAGTGAAAGAAAATTGGCTGCCGGAAGGAGAAATTGTTGTGGGTGTAACTTCGGGCGCTTCGACTCCCGATAAGGTGGTGGAAGACGCGATCGCGCGAATTTTTGAAACGAAAACGGTAGTTAATGGATAA
- a CDS encoding phosphatase PAP2 family protein, with protein sequence MLRNLIKFWVKNINPRLADLISTLGILGLLGCSLSIALVAWLCEDVLKQESFAFDRSILLAIHQFDSPTLDAIMLAITNLGNPAIVIAIALSFGISLWVQQRRQEFKFFAIACLGAAVLNTGLKLLFMKQRPELWHRLITETSFSFPSGHALGSLVLYGFIASLLAERLPRFSRLIHVAAIVLIALIGFSRLYLGVHWPTDLLAGYSMGFVWLQVCLTMLKLQRLREQRLSLKV encoded by the coding sequence ATGCTCCGGAACCTGATTAAATTCTGGGTTAAAAATATTAATCCTCGCCTTGCCGATTTAATTAGCACGCTTGGGATTCTTGGATTACTCGGCTGTTCGCTATCGATTGCACTTGTGGCTTGGCTGTGCGAAGATGTTTTAAAACAAGAATCCTTTGCGTTCGATCGTTCGATTCTGCTGGCAATCCATCAGTTTGATAGTCCAACTTTAGATGCAATTATGTTAGCGATTACCAACCTCGGAAATCCCGCTATTGTTATTGCAATCGCACTGAGTTTTGGGATAAGTTTGTGGGTGCAGCAGCGCCGACAGGAATTTAAGTTTTTCGCGATCGCTTGTTTGGGAGCGGCGGTTCTGAATACGGGCTTGAAGCTCTTATTTATGAAGCAAAGACCGGAACTGTGGCATCGTTTAATTACCGAAACGTCGTTTAGTTTTCCGAGCGGCCACGCTCTCGGTTCTCTTGTCCTGTACGGCTTTATTGCGAGCCTTCTGGCGGAGCGGCTTCCTCGATTTTCTCGGTTAATTCATGTTGCCGCAATCGTTTTAATTGCTTTGATTGGCTTTAGCCGTCTGTATTTGGGCGTTCACTGGCCAACCGATTTGCTTGCAGGTTATAGCATGGGTTTTGTCTGGTTGCAAGTCTGTTTGACCATGCTAAAACTGCAAAGATTGCGCGAGCAGCGGTTGTCATTAAAAGTGTAA